CCGCTGCGCCCTGTTCTCCCCGCGGAGCGTGGTGGCGGTGGACATGCGGGCGTGTTCGCGCGACGAGATCTGGGAAGCCGTCGGGCGCCTGTCCCGGCGCCTTCCCCCCCGCGTCCGGCTCGTGGTGGATGGGACGCTGGACCCGCAGTGCCCGGCCACCTTCACGGTCGAGACCACGAGCCCGCTCCCGCTCCGCCACCGCTCCCGCCCCTCGGTGGCGACCAGCTAGGAGCGGCCGGCGCGCCGGCTCCGGCCCCCCCGGGGCGGGCCCGCCTCGGCGCCGGCCGCCCGCTTCTCCAGGATCCCCTCCAGGATCTCCTTCAGGACGATCGCGTTGTTCCGGTCCGGATCGGCCGCCGCGAAGACCAGGGTCACGGCCTCCCGGCGGGCCCGCTCCGCTAACGCGCGCAGCGCCGCCTGCTTGTCGGGGCTCGCCAGTTCCTCCCGGTAGCGCCGGCGGAACTCGGCCCACCGCTCCCGCTCGTGGCCGTACCAGGTCCGCAGGCCATCGGAGGGGGCCAGATCCTTCAGCCACGCCTGAATCCGGGCCGCGTCCCGGGTGAGCCCGCGAGGCCAGAGCCGGTCCACGAGGACCCGGTAGCCGTCCGCGGGCTTCGCCGGCTCGTACACGCGCTTCAAGAACACCTGCCCCCGTCGCCGCGGCAGCCGCTGGGACGGCGGGAGCTTCGCCGGACGGCGAACCACGGGAGCCATGGACACCCCCTACTTCTCCCCCATCTCTTTCACCCGGACCTTCCCCCGGAGGGCCGCCCGGGCCGCGGCCAGCTTGGCCACGGGGACCCGGTAGGGGGAGCAGGAGACATAGTCGAGGCCGACCCGGTGGCAGAACTCGACCGACGCCGGGTCCCCGCCGTGCTCCCCGCAGATCCCCACCTCCAGGTCCTTCCGCACCCTCCGCCCCCGCTCGAGGCCGATCGTCATCAGCTCGCCGACACCCCGGGCATCGAGCGTGACGAAGGGGTCCTCGGGCAGGATCCCCAGGTCCAGGTACTGTTGTAGGAACTTTCCCGCGTCGTCCCGTGAGAACCCGTAGGTGGTCTGGGTGAGGTCGTTCGTCCCGAAGGAGAAGAACTCGGCGTCGCGGGCGATCTCGTCGGCCACCAGGCACGCCCGGGGGATCTCGATCATCGTCCCCACCAGGTACTTCACCTTGACGCCGGCCTCCCGCATCACCTCCGCGGCGACCTTGTCCACCACGGCCCGCTGGTGCCGGAACTCCTCCCCGATCCCCACCAGGGGGATCATAATCTCAGGGAGGACTTTCTTGCGCTGCTTCGCCAGCCGGCAGGCCGCCTCGAAGATGGCCCGGGCCTGCATCTCGGTGATCTCGGGGAAGGCGATGCCCAGGCGGCATCCCCGGTGCCCCAGCATCGGGTTGAACTCCGCGAGGCTCTCGGCCTTGTCCCGCACCCGCTCCACCGGCACCCCCATCGCGCTCGCCACCGCGAGCATCTCCTCCTCCGTCTTGGGGAGGAACTCGTGGAGGGGGGGATCGAGGAGCCGGATGATGACCGGTAGCCCCTTCATCTCCTCGAACATGGCCAGGAAGTCCGCCCGCTGCATCGGCAAGAGTTTCGCCAGGGCGCGCCGCCGGCCGGTGGCATCTTCCGCGAGGATCATCTCTCGGACGGCGTCGATCCGGTTCCCCTCGAAGAACATGTGCTCGGTCCGGCACAGGCCGATTCCCTCGGCCCCGAACTTCATGGTGGCCCGGGCGTCCGCCGGCGTGTCGGCATTGGTCCGGACCCCGATCCTCCTCTCGGCGTCGGCCCACTTCATCAGGGTGCCGAAGTCCCCGGACAGTTCGGGCTGGATGAGGGAGACCTTCCCCAGCAGCACCTCCCCGGCCGTCCCGTCCAGGGTGATCCAGTCCCCTTCGCGAACGGTCTGGCCCTTCGCCTCGAACGTGCGCTGCGCCTCGTGGACCGTGATGTCGGCAGAGCCGGCCACGCAGGGCTTCCCCATTGCGCGCGCTACGATGGCAGCATGCGAGGTCATCCCCCCGCGCGCGGTGAGGATCCCCTGGGCCGCGTGCATGCCGCCGATGTCCTCGGGGGAGGTCTCCAGGCGGACCAGGATCACTTTCTCCCCGCGGGCGGCCCAGGCCTCGGCCTCGTCCGCGGTGAAAACCACCCGGCCCACCGCCGCCCCCGGCGAGGCCGCCAGGCCCCGCGCCACGCGCTGCAGCTTGGCCTTGGGATCAATCATGGGGTGCAGGAGTTGCTCCAGTTGCCGCGGGTCCACGCGCAGCAGGGCCATCCGCCGGTCAATGAGCCCCTCCCGCGCCATGTCCACGGCGATCTTCACCGCGGCCGTGCCGGTCCGCTTCCCGGTCCGGGTCTGAAGGATGTAGAGGCGACGATCCTGAATGGTGAACTCGATGTCCTGCATGTCCCGGAAGTGCTTTTCCAGGCGCGCGGCGATCCGGGTGAACTCCCGGTAGGCCTTCGGCAGGAGCCGGTGCAGGTCATCCAGCGGCTGCGGCGTCCGGATCCCCGCCACCACGTCCTCCCCCTGGGCGTTCACGAGGAACTCCCCGTAGAGCCGCCTCGTCCCGGTCGCCGGGTCGCGGGTGAAGGCCACGCCGCTGGCGGAGGTCTCCCCCAGGTTCCCGAAGACCATCGCCTGGACATTGATGGCAGTCCCCCAATCGGCCGGGATCCGGTTCAGCTCCCGGTACTTGACAGCACGGGGGTTATCCCACGACGCAAAGACCGCGCTCACCGCGAGCCGCAGTTGCTCCTCGGGATCCTCGGGGAAGGCGACTCCCTTGCGCTGCCGGATAAGGGTCTTGAACCGAGTCACGAGGTCCTTCAGGGTCCCCGCGGAAAGCTCGGTGTCGTGTGTGACCCGCTCCTCCCGCTTCTTCTGCTCCAGCGCCACCTCGAAGGGATCCCTCTCTTCCTGGCTCTCGGGCTTGAGCCCGAGCACCACGTCGCCGAACATCTGGACGAAGCGACGGTAGCAGTCATAGGCGAAGCGGGGGTTGCCCGATCGGGCGATCAGGCCCTGCACGGTCCGGTCGTTCAGCCCCAGGTTCAGCACCGTGTCCATCATCCCCGGCATGGAGACCCGGGCGCCGGAGCGGACCGAGACCAGCAGCGGGTTCTCCGGATCGCCGAACCGCGCGCCCATCGCCTCCTCCAGGCGGGCCAGGTTCTTCCGCACCTGCTCCCACAGGCCCGGGGGGAACTTCCCCTTCCGTCGCATGAACTCGACGCAGGCCTCGGTGGTGATGGTGAAGCCCGGCGGGACGGGAACCCCCAGCGCGGTCATCTCGGCCAGATTGGACCCCTTCCCCCCGAGGAGGTCCTTCATGACCGCCCGGCCCTCGGCCTTGCCCTTCGCGAAGAAGTACACGTACTTCTTGGCCATGCGTTCGGTCCCTCCGGGCGGGGCGATCCCGCCGCCCTGCGTCCGGGAGTCCCCTTGAGGTGCCGCGCCCGCGGCGGCTAGGACGTGGTGAGGTGGCGGAAGTCGGCAATCCGGGAGAAGAGAGCGGCCGTCTCGGCGAGGAGCGCCAGCCGGTTCGTGCGGAGCGCGGGATCCTCCACCATCACCATCACGTCGGTGAAGAACCGATCCACCACGGGACGCAGGGTGGCGATCCGGCGGAGGGCCTCCAGGTAGTCCCGGGCCGCCACGAGGCGCGTCACCTCGTCCCGCAGCCGGGTCACCGCGCCGTGCAGCTCCCGCTCCGCGGTCTCCTTCAGCGCCGCCACCTCTACCTTCCCCGCGAAGTTGGGCGGGAGGATGTTCATCACCCGCTTCAGCGCGACCGTGAGCTGCTGGAAGTCCTGGGCCGAGGCCTTCAGGTCCAACAGCGCCTGCGCGCGGCGGGCCGCGTCCGGCACGTCGGCCGGGGCCTTGTCGGCCGGGAGCACCGCGGCCGCCACGTCGGCCGGGATCCCCCGCTCGACCATCAGCCCGAGGAGGCGAGCAGCCAGGAACTGCCCCACCTCCCGCTCGACCTCGCCGGCCGGCCGGCTGAGGCGGGGGCCGAGGGCCTGCAGGGCGGTCCGGATGAGGGGGCCGCAGTCCAGGGAGAGGCCCACGTCCCAGAGGATCTGGACGATCCCGGTGGCCGCCCGCCGGAGGGCGTAGGGATCCTCCGAGCCGGTGGGGATGAGGCCGATCCCGAAGCACCCCACGATGGAATCGAGGCGATCGGCGAGCGCGACGAAGCCCCCCACCTTCGAGGCCGGGACCCGGTCCCCGGCGTAGCGGGGCCAGTAGTGCTCCTCGATCGCCTGGCAGACCCGCGCCTCCTCCCCGGCCAGCCGCGCGTACTCCCGCCCCATCACCCCCTGCAGCTCGGTGAACTCCTTCACCATGCTGGTGGTCAGATCGGCCTTGCAGAGGAAGGCCGCCCGCTTCGTCGCCTCGGTCAGGTCGGGGGCGACCGCGGCCGCCATGGCGCCGGCCAGGGCCCGGAGGCGCTCCGTCTTGTCGTAGACCGTCCCCAGCTTCTCCTGGAAGATGACCTGTTTGAGGGCCGGCACCCGCTCCGGCAGCGGCCGCTTCCGGTCCTCCTGGTAGTAGAAGACGGCGTCGGTGAGGCGGGCGCGCAGGACCCGCTCGTTCCCCGCCTGGATGAGCCCCATGTCCCGGGCCCGCATGTTGCTGATCGCGACGAAGTAGGGAAGGAGGTTCCCCGCCTTGTCCACCACCGGGAAGTACCGCTGGTGCTTGCGCATCGGGGTGATGATGACCTCCCGGGGCAGCTCCAGGAACTCCCGCTCGAATCCCCCGCAGACGACGTTGGGGAACTCCACCAGGTGGGTGACGCTCTCCACCAGGTCCTCCTCGAGGACCGCCCGGCCGCCGACCTTCGCGGCGGCCCGGGTGGCGAGCTCCCGCACCAGCTCCCGGCGCCGGCCCTGGTCCACGATGACCTGCTTGCGCTCGAGCGCCCGCTGGTAGGAGGCGAAGTCCCGCACCCGGGCGGGCCCCGGGCTGAGGAACCGGTGGCCGTAGGTCACGGGGCCGCTCTGGACCCCGTCGATCTCGAAGGGGACCACCTTCCCCCCGTAGAGGCAGAGGAGCCAGCGGATCGGCCGGACGAAGCGGACCGTGGCGTTCCCCCACCGCATCATCTTGGGGAAGGGGAGGCCGGTGATGAGCCGCGGCAGGAGCGTCGGGAGGATCTCCCGGGTGGGCGCCCCGCGGTCCACGAACTCCACCACCACGTACTCCCCCCGGTCGGTCGGCTCGACCTTGAGCTGCGTGACGGGAATGCCCTGAGCCCGGGCGAACCCCTCCGCCGCCTTGGTGGGCTTGCCGGCGGCATCGAAGGCCACCCCCCTGGGCGGCCCCACCACCTTGCGGCGGCCGGGTTCCTGGGCGGCCGCCAGTCCCTCCACCACCAGGACCAGGCGCCGCGGGGTGGCGTAGGGGCGGGCCGCGCGGAGGCTCAGGCGGTGCTCCTTCAGGAGCCGCTCGGCCGCCGCCGCAAGGTTCCGGAGGGCATCGGGGAGGAAGACGGACGGGATCTCCTCCGTCCCGATCTCCAGGAGGAGCTCCTGCGCCTGTCCGCGGGTTCGGGTCGGTGCTGGCATCGGGGTCCCGAGAGGGGCGGGGAACGGGTCCGGACGGCTCGGGGTCTCCCCCTACCGCGCCGTGCGACCGCGGCCGGCCGGCCGCCGGAGGGCGGGGGCCGGCCGCCTGCCCGCCGCCGCCCACGCCTTCAGGAGGGGATACCCCATGGCCTCCCGCTGCTTGAGGTACGCCTCGGCGCAGCGGCGGGCCAGGTTGCGGACCCGGCCGATGAAGTGGGTCCGCTCCGTGACGCTGATGGCCCCCCGCGCGTCCAGGATGTTGAAGGCGTGGGAGCACTTGAGGCAGTGGTCGTAGGCCGGCAGGACCAGCCCCTTCTCGATCAGGCGGAGGGACTCCACCTCGTACAGATCGAAGAGCTTCAGTTGCAGCGCGATGTCCGCCTCGTCGAAATTATAGATGGACCACTCCACCTCGCCCTTGTGGTGGACGGCCCCGTAGGTGACCCCCTTGGTCCACTCCAGGTCGTAGACGTTATCCACACCCTGCAGGTACATCGCGATCCGCTCGATCCCGTAGGTCAGCTCCCCCGAGACCGGCTTCAGGTCGATGCCCCCGGCCTGCTGGAAGTAGGTGAACTGGGTGATCTCCATCCCGTCCAGCCAGATCTCCCAGCCGAGGCCCCAGGCCCCGAGGGTCGGGCTCTCCCAGTCGTCCTCCACGAAGCGGATGTCGTGCTTCAAGGGGTCGATGCCGAACGCCCGGAGGGAGTCCAGGTAGATCTCCTGGATGTCGTCGGGGGAAGGCTTCAGGATCACCTGGAACTGGTAGTAGTGCTGCAGCCGGTTCGGGTTCTCGCCGTAGCGGCCGTCGGTGGGGCGGCGGGAGGGCTCGACGTACGCGACGTTCCAGGGTTCGGGCCCGAGCACCCGAAGGAAGGTGGCGGGATTCATGGTCCCCGCCCCGACCTCGATGTCGTAGGGCTCCTGGATGACGCAGCCCTTCCGGGCGAAGAAGCTCTCGAGGGCGAGAACCAGGTCCTGGTAGTACATGCACCCTCCGGGGAGGCCCGCGCGGCCCCTGAAGCATACCTGCCCCCCGAAAAGAGTGTCAAGGGTCCGGCGCCGAGCGCTGGCCGGTCGGCTACTCCGTGGCGAGCGCCTGCCGCCGGTCCCGGTGATACTCGGCTAACGTCGCGTTGGCCGCGGCGATGGTCCCGATCTCCTCGCTGACGGCAGCCAGGGCCTTCCCCGGCACCGCCACGGTGAGTTCGTCTTCCCCCAGGTCGGTGTAGACGCGATTGCCGATGCATCCCGTGCTCGCGATGACGCCGGAGGCGAGGGCGGCAGGCAGGGCCATGCAGGTCGGCCGGCCGAGGAAGCCCACCGCCACCCCCACCTGCGCGCGTATCGCGGCCTCCTGGAGGAGCATCAGGCGCCCAGGCCGGCCCGCGACGAGCACCACGTCGGGGGGCACGGGGGCATCGGCCAGCGGGGCATAGATCACGGCTCCCGGGGTCCGCGGCAGGCGCGGGATCCCGGGAACCTCCTCCCGCCTCACGTAGCCGATCCCGGTCATGAACCCGAGCGTCTGCTCCAGTTCACCGGCGCGCTCCGGCGGGAGGGGGATGGTATGAGTGTAGGAGCCGACCGCGCAGTGGAAATGGTCGCTCGGGACGGTGTAGAAGGTCCGCCCCGCGGCGGCGAGCCGCCAGAAGGAGCAGCCCGACGGCTCCGTGCCGGCGAACCGGGGGACCCCCACCGGCGCCGTCTCGGCGAAGGTGACGGCGACGGGACGCCGCGTGAGGGACAGCGACCGGGTCAGGCGTTCCTCGATACTCCGATAGTCCGTCATCGCACGTCTCCTTGGCTTCGGCGATTCTCGCCGGTAGCCGGCGCCGGGCTCGCCGCCACCGCCTCCAGGAAGGTCGCCGAGCGGGGCGCCCGGCCCACGCGCTCCTGGTAGGCCGCCCGCAGGAGGGCGCGGAGCTCCTCCAGCGCCGCGGGGGGGAGCGCAGCGCGGGCCGCCGCCTGAAACTCGGCCCGGAGGGCCCCCCGCAGGAACCCGAGGGCCTCGGGGCCGAGGGGGAAGGGATCGGGCGCCGCGGTGCGACAGGTGGAGCAGAGAAGACCTCCCTGGCGGGGGCTGAAGGCGGCCGACGCCGCCTGCGGGGCGGCCCGGCGGCACCCGACGCAGCGCGTGAGCTCGGGGAGGTACCCCAACAAGCAGAGGAGCCGCACCTCGTAGGCCCGGAGGGCGGCCGCTGACGGCGGGCCGTCTTCGAGCTCGCTCAAGATCCCGAGCAAGAGATCGAAGAGACCCCCCGGCGGCTCCCCCTCTTCCACCGCACCCCGGAGGAGATCCACCGCATAGGCGCCCGCCGCGAGGCGGTCCAGATCGGCGCGCAGGCCGGCATAGGGGTGCAGGATGGCGAACTCGCTCACCCGGTGCAGGTCCCGGTTGGGCCGCTCGAAGTAGAGGAGCCGGCCGGAGGTGAACAACTCCAGGCACCCGCCGAAGCGGCTCCGGATCCGCCGAGCGCCCGCCGCCACCGCCCGGACCTTTCCCACCCCCCGGCTGAAGAAGACCACGATCCGGTCCGCCTCGCCCAGGTTGTGTCCGCCGATCACGATGGCCTGCGTGGCCTTGAGCGGCATGGGTTGGGTCCTGCTACCGCCAGTCTCCTCCGGCCTTCTTGTATCCCCTCGTGCTCATGCACTGCTCGTACACGGTCCACGAGTCGGTGCCTGCCAGGCCCTCGGCTGCCTTCTCCGCGTCCCGGGCGCACCCGGCGTGGTCCTCCTGGAGCTGCTGGTCGCTCCCCCCCGGCGGGAGCGTCCACCGGTAGGTGTACGTGCACCCGGCAAGCATCACGAGCGCAAGCGCAACCGCGAGGCGCCGCATCAGACCACCCGTCGTGGGTTTGCCCATCGCTCCCCTCCTCTTTCAGAGGAACGCCCGGATCTTCTCGGCCGTCGCCCTGACCTTTTCCAGGTCCCCCCGGGTGCGCGTCCAGGTCAGGCCCTTGCCGTCGCCCTTCCAGCGGGGGACCACGTGCATGTGGAAGTGCGGGACCGACTGGAAGGCGGCCTCGCCGTTCGCCTGGAGGAGGTTGATCCCGTCGGGGCGGAGCGCGGCCTGCAGCGCCCGCGCCATCCGCCGGACGGTCCGCATGACGGCGGTCAGGTCCTCCTCGTCCGCGTCCAGGAGCGTCGGGGCATGGGCCTGGGTCATCACCAGGAGGTGCCCCTCGGTGAGCGGGTTGATGTCCATGAAGGCCACCGTCCGGGCATCCTCGTGGAGCTTCATCGCGGGGACTTCCCCATCCCGGATCTTGCAGAAGACACAGTCGGCCATCGCGCTCCCCCTACGACTGGAGGTAGCCCAGGCGGCGCAACTCCTCCTCGCTCTGCCGCCACTTGGGCCGCACCTTGACCCAGAGCTTGAGGAACACCCGCGCCCCGAGCAACCCCTCGATCTCGCGACGGGCCCGCTCGCCGATCCGCTTCAACGTCTGGCCCCCCGCCCCGATGACGATCCCCTTCTGGGAGTCCTTCTCCACGTAGAGGGTGGCCAGGATGTCCACGAGGGGTCGCCCGCCCCGGGCAGCCTCCTCCGCCTCGGGCCCCTGCGGGGATCCCGCCGGCTCCTCCTGGCCCTCGTCCCCCCCCTCCTCCCCCCGCGGCTGGCCGGCGAACGGGGCCTGGCCTACCTCGCGTTCCCGAACCATTTCGACCTCCACCGCGACCGCGTAGGGGAGCTCCTCGTGCAGCAGGTGGAACACCTGCTCCCGGATGAGCTCTCCGATAATGAAGCGCTCGGGCTGGTCGGTGAGCTGCTCCGGCGGATAGAGGGGGGGGCCGGCAGGGAG
This Candidatus Methylomirabilis sp. DNA region includes the following protein-coding sequences:
- the glyS gene encoding glycine--tRNA ligase subunit beta produces the protein MPAPTRTRGQAQELLLEIGTEEIPSVFLPDALRNLAAAAERLLKEHRLSLRAARPYATPRRLVLVVEGLAAAQEPGRRKVVGPPRGVAFDAAGKPTKAAEGFARAQGIPVTQLKVEPTDRGEYVVVEFVDRGAPTREILPTLLPRLITGLPFPKMMRWGNATVRFVRPIRWLLCLYGGKVVPFEIDGVQSGPVTYGHRFLSPGPARVRDFASYQRALERKQVIVDQGRRRELVRELATRAAAKVGGRAVLEEDLVESVTHLVEFPNVVCGGFEREFLELPREVIITPMRKHQRYFPVVDKAGNLLPYFVAISNMRARDMGLIQAGNERVLRARLTDAVFYYQEDRKRPLPERVPALKQVIFQEKLGTVYDKTERLRALAGAMAAAVAPDLTEATKRAAFLCKADLTTSMVKEFTELQGVMGREYARLAGEEARVCQAIEEHYWPRYAGDRVPASKVGGFVALADRLDSIVGCFGIGLIPTGSEDPYALRRAATGIVQILWDVGLSLDCGPLIRTALQALGPRLSRPAGEVEREVGQFLAARLLGLMVERGIPADVAAAVLPADKAPADVPDAARRAQALLDLKASAQDFQQLTVALKRVMNILPPNFAGKVEVAALKETAERELHGAVTRLRDEVTRLVAARDYLEALRRIATLRPVVDRFFTDVMVMVEDPALRTNRLALLAETAALFSRIADFRHLTTS
- the ppdK gene encoding pyruvate, phosphate dikinase; amino-acid sequence: MAKKYVYFFAKGKAEGRAVMKDLLGGKGSNLAEMTALGVPVPPGFTITTEACVEFMRRKGKFPPGLWEQVRKNLARLEEAMGARFGDPENPLLVSVRSGARVSMPGMMDTVLNLGLNDRTVQGLIARSGNPRFAYDCYRRFVQMFGDVVLGLKPESQEERDPFEVALEQKKREERVTHDTELSAGTLKDLVTRFKTLIRQRKGVAFPEDPEEQLRLAVSAVFASWDNPRAVKYRELNRIPADWGTAINVQAMVFGNLGETSASGVAFTRDPATGTRRLYGEFLVNAQGEDVVAGIRTPQPLDDLHRLLPKAYREFTRIAARLEKHFRDMQDIEFTIQDRRLYILQTRTGKRTGTAAVKIAVDMAREGLIDRRMALLRVDPRQLEQLLHPMIDPKAKLQRVARGLAASPGAAVGRVVFTADEAEAWAARGEKVILVRLETSPEDIGGMHAAQGILTARGGMTSHAAIVARAMGKPCVAGSADITVHEAQRTFEAKGQTVREGDWITLDGTAGEVLLGKVSLIQPELSGDFGTLMKWADAERRIGVRTNADTPADARATMKFGAEGIGLCRTEHMFFEGNRIDAVREMILAEDATGRRRALAKLLPMQRADFLAMFEEMKGLPVIIRLLDPPLHEFLPKTEEEMLAVASAMGVPVERVRDKAESLAEFNPMLGHRGCRLGIAFPEITEMQARAIFEAACRLAKQRKKVLPEIMIPLVGIGEEFRHQRAVVDKVAAEVMREAGVKVKYLVGTMIEIPRACLVADEIARDAEFFSFGTNDLTQTTYGFSRDDAGKFLQQYLDLGILPEDPFVTLDARGVGELMTIGLERGRRVRKDLEVGICGEHGGDPASVEFCHRVGLDYVSCSPYRVPVAKLAAARAALRGKVRVKEMGEK
- a CDS encoding HIT family protein, with protein sequence MADCVFCKIRDGEVPAMKLHEDARTVAFMDINPLTEGHLLVMTQAHAPTLLDADEEDLTAVMRTVRRMARALQAALRPDGINLLQANGEAAFQSVPHFHMHVVPRWKGDGKGLTWTRTRGDLEKVRATAEKIRAFL
- the recO gene encoding DNA repair protein RecO — translated: MPLKATQAIVIGGHNLGEADRIVVFFSRGVGKVRAVAAGARRIRSRFGGCLELFTSGRLLYFERPNRDLHRVSEFAILHPYAGLRADLDRLAAGAYAVDLLRGAVEEGEPPGGLFDLLLGILSELEDGPPSAAALRAYEVRLLCLLGYLPELTRCVGCRRAAPQAASAAFSPRQGGLLCSTCRTAAPDPFPLGPEALGFLRGALRAEFQAAARAALPPAALEELRALLRAAYQERVGRAPRSATFLEAVAASPAPATGENRRSQGDVR
- a CDS encoding DUF169 domain-containing protein is translated as MTDYRSIEERLTRSLSLTRRPVAVTFAETAPVGVPRFAGTEPSGCSFWRLAAAGRTFYTVPSDHFHCAVGSYTHTIPLPPERAGELEQTLGFMTGIGYVRREEVPGIPRLPRTPGAVIYAPLADAPVPPDVVLVAGRPGRLMLLQEAAIRAQVGVAVGFLGRPTCMALPAALASGVIASTGCIGNRVYTDLGEDELTVAVPGKALAAVSEEIGTIAAANATLAEYHRDRRQALATE
- a CDS encoding DUF488 family protein encodes the protein MAPVVRRPAKLPPSQRLPRRRGQVFLKRVYEPAKPADGYRVLVDRLWPRGLTRDAARIQAWLKDLAPSDGLRTWYGHERERWAEFRRRYREELASPDKQAALRALAERARREAVTLVFAAADPDRNNAIVLKEILEGILEKRAAGAEAGPPRGGRSRRAGRS